Proteins encoded by one window of Acidipropionibacterium virtanenii:
- a CDS encoding fumarate reductase/succinate dehydrogenase flavoprotein subunit, with protein MSVTSKETSPELAAQYWQVGDEIHDTKADHGVPIEKIWPDRQFTSRLVNPANRRKMTVIIVGTGLAGGAAAATLGEAGYRVENFCYQDSPRRAHSIAAQGGINAAKNYKYDGDSVYRLFYDTVKGGDYRARETNVYRLAAVSANIIDQCVAQGVPFAREYGGLLDNRSFGGVQVQRTFYARGQTGQQLLIGAYQALERQVNAGTVHMHTRHEMVEVVVADGRARGIITRDMVTGKIEEWFGDAVVLATGGYGNVFFLSTNAMGCNVTANWRAHRKGAFFGNPCFTQIHPTCIPVAGENQSKLTLMSESLRNDGRIWVPKKAEDCEKDPRQIPEEDRDYYLERIYPSFGNLVPRDIASRQAKYRCDEGLGVGPKVKEVDSDGTEHMRSRGVYLDFSEAIQRLGKDAVEKKYGNLFDMYQRITDENPYEVPMRIYPAVHYTMGGLWVDYDLQSTIPGLFVTGEANFSDHGANRLGASALMQGLADGYFVLPNTITDYLADSPKFSKIDQKHPAAIEARQAVESRVNKLLSINGSRTVDSIHKELGHIMWEYCGMERNEAGLTKAIGLIRNLRNEFWTNVKVTGVNEELNQTLERAGRLADFLELGELMCVDALHRRESCGGHFRAESQTEEGEALRHDDTYQYVAAWEWTGEGHKPVLHKEPLIYKSIQVKQRSYK; from the coding sequence ATGTCCGTTACATCCAAAGAGACCAGTCCTGAGCTGGCTGCCCAGTACTGGCAGGTCGGGGACGAGATCCACGACACGAAGGCCGACCACGGCGTTCCGATCGAGAAGATCTGGCCCGATCGCCAGTTCACCTCCCGCCTGGTGAATCCGGCCAACCGCCGCAAGATGACCGTCATCATCGTCGGCACCGGCCTGGCCGGCGGTGCCGCAGCCGCCACGCTGGGCGAGGCCGGATACCGCGTCGAGAACTTCTGCTACCAGGACTCGCCGCGCCGCGCCCACTCGATCGCCGCACAGGGCGGCATCAACGCCGCGAAGAACTACAAGTACGACGGCGACTCCGTCTACCGGCTGTTCTACGACACCGTCAAGGGCGGCGACTACCGCGCCCGCGAGACGAACGTCTACCGCCTGGCCGCGGTGAGCGCCAACATCATCGATCAGTGCGTCGCCCAGGGCGTCCCCTTCGCCCGCGAGTACGGCGGCCTGCTCGACAACCGATCCTTCGGCGGCGTCCAGGTGCAGCGCACCTTCTACGCCCGCGGGCAGACCGGCCAGCAGCTGCTGATCGGGGCCTACCAGGCTCTCGAGCGTCAGGTCAACGCCGGCACCGTGCACATGCACACCCGCCACGAGATGGTCGAGGTCGTCGTCGCCGACGGCCGGGCCCGCGGCATCATCACCCGCGACATGGTCACCGGGAAGATCGAGGAGTGGTTCGGCGACGCAGTCGTCCTGGCCACCGGCGGGTACGGCAACGTCTTCTTCCTGTCGACCAATGCCATGGGCTGCAATGTCACGGCCAACTGGCGCGCCCACCGCAAGGGTGCCTTCTTCGGCAACCCCTGTTTCACCCAGATCCACCCGACCTGCATCCCGGTCGCCGGTGAGAACCAGTCGAAGCTCACCCTGATGTCGGAGTCGCTGCGCAACGACGGCCGCATCTGGGTGCCCAAGAAGGCCGAGGACTGCGAGAAGGATCCTCGCCAGATCCCCGAGGAGGACCGCGACTACTACCTGGAGCGGATCTACCCCTCCTTCGGCAACCTGGTGCCCCGCGACATCGCCTCCCGTCAGGCCAAGTACCGCTGCGACGAGGGACTCGGCGTGGGCCCGAAGGTCAAGGAGGTCGACTCCGACGGCACCGAGCACATGCGCTCCCGGGGGGTCTACCTCGACTTCTCCGAGGCGATCCAGCGACTGGGCAAGGATGCCGTCGAGAAGAAGTACGGCAACCTGTTCGACATGTACCAGCGCATCACCGACGAGAACCCCTACGAGGTTCCGATGCGCATCTACCCGGCCGTGCACTACACGATGGGCGGCCTGTGGGTGGATTACGACCTGCAGTCGACCATCCCCGGCCTGTTCGTCACCGGAGAGGCCAACTTCTCCGACCACGGGGCCAACCGTCTGGGCGCCTCCGCCCTCATGCAGGGTCTGGCCGACGGGTACTTCGTACTGCCGAACACCATCACCGACTATCTTGCGGACTCCCCGAAGTTCTCCAAGATCGATCAGAAGCACCCGGCCGCCATCGAGGCCCGCCAGGCCGTCGAGAGCCGCGTCAACAAGCTGCTGTCGATCAATGGCAGTCGGACGGTCGACTCCATCCACAAGGAACTCGGCCACATCATGTGGGAGTACTGCGGCATGGAGCGCAACGAGGCCGGTCTCACCAAGGCCATCGGACTCATCCGCAACCTGCGCAACGAGTTCTGGACCAACGTCAAGGTGACCGGCGTCAACGAGGAGCTGAACCAGACCCTCGAGCGCGCCGGCCGACTCGCCGACTTCCTGGAGCTCGGCGAACTCATGTGCGTCGACGCCCTGCACCGTCGCGAGTCCTGCGGCGGTCACTTCCGCGCCGAATCGCAGACCGAGGAGGGCGAGGCGCTGCGTCACGACGACACCTACCAGTACGTCGCAGCCTGGGAGTGGACCGGCGAGGGCCACAAGCCGGTGCTCCATAAGGAGCCGCTGATCTACAAGTCGATCCAGGTCAAGCAGAGGAGCTACAAGTGA
- a CDS encoding succinate dehydrogenase/fumarate reductase iron-sulfur subunit, whose protein sequence is MRIDLRIWRQRNTQDQGRLVEYNLDGVSGDMSFLEMLDLLNEQLTERGEDPVAFDSDCREGICGQCGVVINGVPHGGQGVAQPVRTTTCQLHMRSFADGSTITIEPWKAAAFPVLRDLVVDRTALDNVIAAGGYISVNTGAAPDAHAVQVNKKRSDRSFDAATCIGCGACVAACPNGSSMLFTSAKITHLAMLPQGQPERVRRVKSMVAQQDAEGFGGCTNIGECASVCPKGIPLESISQLNRDLIASLFKHDGKDD, encoded by the coding sequence GTGAGAATCGATCTGCGCATCTGGCGCCAGCGCAACACCCAGGATCAGGGCCGCCTGGTCGAGTACAACCTCGACGGCGTCTCGGGCGACATGTCCTTCCTGGAGATGCTCGACCTGCTCAACGAGCAGCTCACCGAGCGCGGCGAGGACCCGGTCGCCTTCGACTCCGACTGCCGCGAGGGCATCTGCGGCCAGTGCGGCGTCGTCATCAACGGCGTGCCGCACGGCGGTCAGGGGGTGGCCCAGCCGGTCCGCACCACGACCTGCCAGCTCCACATGCGGTCCTTCGCGGACGGCTCGACGATCACCATCGAGCCATGGAAGGCGGCCGCCTTCCCGGTGCTGCGCGATCTGGTCGTCGACCGCACCGCCCTGGACAACGTGATCGCCGCCGGCGGCTACATCTCGGTGAACACCGGAGCGGCCCCCGACGCCCACGCCGTCCAGGTCAACAAGAAGCGCTCCGACCGCTCCTTCGACGCCGCCACCTGCATCGGCTGCGGCGCCTGCGTGGCGGCCTGCCCCAACGGCTCCTCGATGCTCTTCACCTCGGCGAAGATCACCCACCTGGCCATGCTCCCGCAGGGCCAGCCCGAGCGGGTGCGCCGGGTGAAGTCCATGGTCGCCCAGCAGGACGCCGAAGGATTCGGCGGCTGCACGAACATCGGCGAGTGCGCCTCGGTGTGCCCCAAGGGCATTCCGCTGGAGTCGATCAGCCAGCTCAACCGCGACCTGATCGCCTCGCTGTTCAAGCACGACGGCAAGGATGATTGA